A single genomic interval of bacterium harbors:
- a CDS encoding TIGR00282 family metallophosphoesterase has translation MDSINIGCFGDIVGITGRTMFQKHSALLQKKYQLDGIIVNGENCSSTGRGITTKNVQFLQKNGASIITSGNHIFQNKDIYAYLDQKKDLLRPANFPSAAPGTGAAFFNTAHGVTVGVINVQGRVFMRELLSCPFKAVESLIPFVKQKTDIIFIDIHAETTAEKMGLAHYVTGKVSAVFGTHTHVQTADHRILPGGTAFITDLGMIGSLNGMLGMKKDSVVNQFVTQMPSKFEVDTTVPAVLSGVVVTVDIKTGKAIGIESVRVIENDLVVDAEGKNE, from the coding sequence ATGGATAGTATTAATATTGGGTGTTTTGGAGATATTGTCGGCATAACCGGTAGAACGATGTTTCAAAAACACAGTGCACTGTTACAAAAAAAGTATCAACTGGATGGTATTATTGTAAATGGCGAAAACTGTAGTAGCACTGGCCGAGGCATAACAACGAAAAATGTCCAGTTTCTTCAAAAAAATGGTGCTAGCATTATTACATCTGGCAATCACATTTTTCAAAATAAAGATATTTATGCATACCTTGATCAAAAAAAGGATCTTTTGCGTCCTGCAAATTTTCCATCAGCAGCTCCCGGAACAGGAGCTGCTTTTTTTAATACGGCTCATGGCGTAACAGTTGGAGTCATAAATGTGCAGGGGCGGGTATTTATGCGGGAACTGCTCAGCTGTCCATTCAAAGCAGTAGAATCATTAATTCCCTTTGTAAAGCAAAAAACGGATATTATTTTTATTGATATTCACGCAGAAACGACCGCTGAAAAAATGGGGCTTGCACATTACGTTACAGGAAAAGTAAGCGCTGTTTTTGGTACCCATACACATGTACAAACAGCAGATCATCGAATTTTACCTGGAGGTACCGCTTTTATAACTGATCTTGGCATGATTGGTTCACTCAATGGAATGTTAGGAATGAAGAAAGACTCAGTTGTTAACCAATTTGTTACACAAATGCCTTCAAAGTTTGAAGTAGATACCACGGTACCAGCAGTTTTATCAGGAGTCGTTGTTACTGTTGATATAAAAACGGGCAAAGCAATCGGTATTGAGTCAGTTCGGGTAATCGAAAATGACCTGGTTGTAGATGCAGAAGGCAAAAACGAATAA
- the rny gene encoding ribonuclease Y has translation MISIAFPMTFMLLLFCLCILIIVFYMAFRSYRKSKLLLRHAEEKMRHIKHEIETEKREAAIKLKDELYRKRKDFEIELKRDRLEVDKLQAKITSRTEMLDQKEIQIDDTKRELQQKERSLLRIEDMLRANESKLKNLSTELITKLEQVASMSKDEARSTLLHSLESEVQLTSQKWIQKVEEESKQMAKERSIRILLTAMQRYTADQVIEASSGIVHLPNEDMKGRIIGKEGRNIKALEMATGMEFIIGETPDITISGFNPIRREVAKRTLEKLVNDGRINPTKIEETVQQFEKEIEEIIQEMGKNSILEFNLQGVHPEMVTNLGRLHFRTSFSQNVLVHSKEVAMFARMIAEELGLNGTTALRGGLFHDIGKAVTAEVEGPHAQIGAEIAKRCGENHIIVNAIAAHHEEVPFNSLYAIIVCIADTISASRPGARRETLTAYIKRIEKLEEIAGTFSGVKKAYALQAGREIRIIVEETMLDDEQALLLARDIAKKIEEEMNFPGQIKVNVIREVRSVEYAR, from the coding sequence ATGATAAGCATAGCATTTCCAATGACCTTTATGCTCTTACTATTTTGTTTATGTATTTTAATCATAGTATTTTATATGGCTTTCAGGTCTTATAGAAAGTCGAAGCTGTTACTCAGACATGCTGAAGAAAAAATGCGGCATATTAAGCATGAAATTGAAACTGAAAAAAGGGAAGCAGCGATTAAATTAAAGGATGAGTTGTATCGCAAAAGGAAAGATTTTGAAATAGAACTCAAGCGTGATAGATTAGAAGTAGACAAGCTGCAGGCAAAAATAACGTCTCGTACAGAAATGCTCGATCAAAAAGAGATTCAAATTGATGATACAAAACGAGAACTACAACAGAAAGAGCGTAGCCTCTTGAGAATTGAAGATATGTTGAGAGCAAATGAATCAAAGTTAAAAAACCTGAGCACCGAACTTATTACCAAGCTTGAACAGGTAGCAAGTATGAGTAAAGATGAAGCACGATCAACCTTATTGCATAGCCTTGAATCCGAAGTTCAGTTAACATCACAAAAATGGATTCAAAAAGTTGAAGAAGAAAGCAAACAGATGGCAAAAGAGCGTTCTATACGTATTCTTTTGACTGCGATGCAACGGTACACAGCAGATCAGGTCATTGAGGCTTCGTCTGGTATTGTACATTTGCCAAATGAAGACATGAAGGGCCGTATTATAGGCAAAGAAGGGCGCAACATAAAAGCGTTAGAAATGGCGACTGGCATGGAGTTCATTATAGGTGAGACACCGGATATTACTATCTCCGGTTTTAATCCCATTCGAAGAGAAGTTGCAAAAAGAACATTGGAAAAGTTGGTCAATGATGGTCGGATCAATCCAACAAAAATAGAAGAAACGGTGCAACAGTTTGAAAAAGAAATCGAAGAGATTATACAGGAGATGGGAAAAAACTCCATTCTTGAATTTAATTTACAAGGGGTCCATCCAGAAATGGTTACTAATCTGGGTAGACTGCATTTTAGAACAAGTTTTTCACAAAATGTTCTTGTGCATTCAAAAGAAGTTGCAATGTTTGCACGCATGATTGCCGAAGAGCTTGGACTTAATGGAACAACTGCTCTGAGGGGTGGGCTGTTTCATGACATTGGAAAAGCGGTAACTGCAGAAGTTGAAGGACCACATGCACAAATTGGAGCAGAGATTGCAAAAAGATGTGGGGAAAATCATATTATTGTAAATGCCATTGCTGCTCATCATGAAGAGGTACCTTTCAATTCTCTTTATGCAATTATCGTATGCATCGCTGATACAATCTCCGCCTCAAGGCCGGGTGCAAGAAGAGAAACACTCACTGCTTACATTAAACGAATTGAAAAGCTTGAAGAGATTGCAGGTACGTTTAGTGGGGTGAAAAAAGCATATGCGTTACAAGCAGGGCGCGAAATTAGAATTATCGTTGAAGAAACAATGCTTGATGACGAACAGGCGCTGCTTTTGGCACGTGATATTGCAAAAAAGATAGAAGAAGAGATGAATTTTCCTGGTCAAATTAAGGTCAATGTCATCCGAGAAGTAAGATCAGTTGAGTATGCAAGGTAA
- the zapA gene encoding cell division protein ZapA gives MNGERKSVAVTIYGNQYNLVSDESYESLTTVAMLVESTMKEIESKMHNTTNQTTLAVLTSIKFAHALRSLQSETETTLTIQESLVKQIEQAVNIIDSLV, from the coding sequence ATGAATGGTGAACGTAAATCTGTTGCTGTCACAATATATGGAAATCAGTATAATTTAGTAAGCGATGAATCTTATGAGTCATTGACCACTGTGGCCATGCTTGTTGAAAGCACGATGAAAGAGATTGAAAGTAAGATGCACAATACAACAAATCAGACAACCCTTGCTGTGCTTACATCAATTAAGTTTGCTCATGCATTAAGGTCTTTACAATCTGAAACTGAAACAACTTTGACTATTCAAGAATCTTTAGTAAAACAGATTGAACAGGCAGTCAATATTATTGACTCACTTGTGTAA
- the rplT gene encoding 50S ribosomal protein L20 produces MSRVKGGVGAHRRHKRLFKLTKGFWQQRKNIYRRAHETLMRAWAFAFKGRKLKKRTMRALFISRISAATKQYGMSYSVFMHRLKLANITLNRKMLSQMAILEAEAFKAVVSIAEKLHA; encoded by the coding sequence ATGTCACGTGTAAAAGGTGGAGTTGGCGCACATCGTCGCCATAAAAGGCTCTTTAAGTTAACTAAAGGATTTTGGCAACAAAGGAAAAATATTTATCGTCGTGCGCATGAGACGTTGATGAGGGCATGGGCGTTTGCGTTTAAAGGTCGAAAGCTTAAAAAAAGAACAATGAGAGCCTTGTTCATTAGTCGCATTAGTGCAGCAACAAAGCAATACGGTATGTCCTATTCAGTCTTCATGCATAGACTGAAGTTAGCTAATATTACATTGAATAGAAAAATGTTGTCTCAGATGGCTATCTTAGAAGCAGAAGCTTTTAAAGCAGTTGTCAGTATCGCAGAAAAATTACATGCTTGA
- the rpmI gene encoding 50S ribosomal protein L35 codes for MYKLKTNSAAKKRFKKTGGKKPLVKRGKGFRRHLLTHKTRKKKRQLRSSAYVSAVDTKNVLALLPYA; via the coding sequence ATGTATAAATTAAAAACAAATTCTGCAGCTAAAAAAAGATTTAAAAAAACTGGTGGAAAAAAGCCTCTTGTGAAACGTGGCAAGGGCTTCCGTCGCCATCTTTTAACTCATAAGACGAGGAAAAAAAAGCGCCAATTGCGATCCTCAGCTTATGTGAGTGCAGTTGATACTAAAAATGTTTTAGCGTTATTGCCTTATGCTTAG
- a CDS encoding translation initiation factor IF-3 — MKNRVQEVVNNNIKNGSQASKDVGHIANEKIKSPRLQLITHEGQNVGIVSRDMAMQMALDANLDLVIISESGQDGVPIAKIMDLGKSLYEKKKKQKDAKKNHKTIQIKEVKLRPKIGEHDYLTKLKQIIQFLKEGKRVKITLSFRGRENSSREERGGELFQKIAASLEKEGMMDNVSQEKDDISSKLWSRMYYLKNIK, encoded by the coding sequence ATGAAGAACAGGGTACAGGAAGTGGTGAATAATAACATAAAAAATGGCAGTCAGGCATCCAAGGATGTCGGACATATTGCAAATGAAAAAATTAAAAGTCCTCGGTTGCAGCTCATTACGCATGAAGGTCAAAATGTAGGCATTGTATCACGTGATATGGCCATGCAGATGGCACTTGATGCAAATCTTGATCTTGTAATCATTTCTGAGTCTGGTCAAGATGGAGTTCCAATAGCAAAGATAATGGACTTGGGTAAGTCTTTGTATGAAAAAAAGAAAAAACAGAAAGATGCAAAGAAGAACCATAAAACCATTCAAATTAAAGAGGTAAAGTTACGACCAAAGATTGGTGAGCACGATTATCTTACAAAATTAAAGCAAATAATACAGTTTCTCAAAGAAGGAAAACGTGTTAAAATAACACTGTCTTTCAGGGGAAGGGAAAACTCGTCTCGAGAAGAGCGCGGTGGTGAGCTATTTCAAAAAATAGCTGCGAGTCTTGAAAAAGAAGGAATGATGGATAATGTCTCCCAGGAAAAGGATGATATATCATCAAAGCTTTGGTCACGAATGTATTACCTTAAAAATATAAAATAG
- the recA gene encoding recombinase RecA, translating into MKQKNVANQSSQKSLAVENQSELRKKMLAVTFAQIDKQYGNGAVMLLGEQPHQPIEVISTGSLLIDHAIGVGGFPCGRIVEVYGPESSGKTTLALHVIAQAQKNGGMCAFIDAEHALDPVHVQKLGVDTDSLIISQPDYGEQALDIAEMLVRSGVVDLIVIDSVAALVPKAELEGDMGDAHVGLQARLMSQALRKLTPVVHKSKTVLVFINQVRHTIGGMPNAPKETTTGGKALKFYASLRIEVRRIASLKRKDVAVGNRISIKIAKNKVAPPFKKVEVDLLFDQGISPELDLLDAAIAYGVITQSGSWFAISDGTKIAQGREQVIEYLKEHSDVMVQLSKQVRAAMATHGNKSLIVASEDEEQGTGSGE; encoded by the coding sequence ATGAAACAGAAAAACGTTGCTAATCAGTCATCGCAAAAATCTCTAGCTGTTGAAAATCAGTCGGAGCTGCGGAAAAAAATGCTTGCAGTAACTTTCGCTCAAATTGACAAGCAGTATGGAAATGGTGCAGTCATGCTTCTTGGGGAGCAGCCACACCAGCCGATAGAAGTTATATCCACGGGGTCGCTTTTGATAGATCATGCAATTGGTGTTGGAGGATTTCCGTGTGGTCGTATAGTTGAGGTGTATGGGCCGGAATCTTCAGGTAAGACTACGTTAGCCTTGCATGTTATTGCACAGGCACAGAAAAATGGTGGCATGTGTGCATTCATCGACGCGGAACACGCCCTCGACCCTGTCCATGTGCAAAAACTTGGTGTTGACACAGATTCATTGATCATTTCTCAGCCTGACTATGGTGAGCAGGCACTTGATATTGCAGAAATGCTTGTCAGGTCAGGAGTGGTCGATCTGATTGTTATAGATTCCGTTGCAGCACTGGTGCCAAAAGCGGAGCTTGAAGGAGATATGGGTGATGCCCATGTTGGCCTGCAAGCACGTCTTATGTCTCAGGCTTTGCGTAAGTTAACCCCTGTGGTTCATAAGTCAAAGACGGTGCTTGTTTTCATAAATCAGGTTCGACACACCATTGGAGGTATGCCCAATGCTCCAAAAGAAACAACTACGGGCGGAAAGGCGTTAAAGTTCTATGCCTCTTTACGTATAGAAGTAAGACGAATTGCAAGTTTAAAGCGCAAAGACGTTGCTGTTGGTAATAGAATATCAATAAAAATCGCAAAAAATAAGGTAGCGCCTCCATTTAAAAAAGTTGAAGTTGATCTACTTTTTGATCAAGGCATTAGTCCAGAACTGGATCTGCTTGATGCTGCGATCGCTTATGGAGTTATTACGCAGTCAGGATCGTGGTTTGCTATCAGTGATGGCACAAAAATTGCGCAAGGTAGGGAACAGGTAATAGAATATCTTAAGGAACATTCAGATGTAATGGTACAGCTTTCCAAGCAGGTTCGTGCAGCAATGGCCACGCATGGTAACAAAAGTTTAATCGTAGCATCTGAAGATGAAGAACAGGGTACAGGAAGTGGTGAATAA
- a CDS encoding SurA N-terminal domain-containing protein, producing MIVKIRRYLQNKLIKVIMVLIGVALVGLFSLPMILKQSTRPWALKINDTIIERGYFEDMVSQQQERLSYFRAQYGQFADMLLQSFGMSNDPRKLATDTIIKQALLSDYADRLQLKASSKLTIEKINNQDFSQKYLADSVPAFLYDSDGRINQNIVKIFLQKRSMSSDVFLDMVSSGLRRNVASALIRASSYTPKHEYTFFKNARYGKKELKIVHLSEQEFFDRAKAEEVDAAVLENFYNEKNRTSQTYYVPERRSATVWKFSPEDYVADFDQKEIEAYYAEHKNQKFVEKQSTAVVRQIVYTMEEVQNRPSIGALQEELLLNTEKFPEYARKYSQDESAKNGGLIAPLVYGEKNNSVYKAAFALKKIGDISPVIPTETGFVILQLVERTAKSYKPLSVVKKSIESILSKEKFNESLSKAIKTVLKDGIIDEQELKMLLGMYNPKQVQAKDLTLKSKEQYVKSLFGLQNNGDATFSMFGNTGFLIKLTGKAEKFLPPFVDVQKDVENDWYILQGAQLLQKTYNNFQAFLKEAALESVAQKFNLAVETISLDEHAEKDKKITSMLEKKGLHLQELMDIEKEGSLLSVMNKKGACFVYCASCVPPHDLQLKLEDKTNLSQQFEHALLEGMIASLHRTATIKVNESFNIPIEDYFV from the coding sequence ATGATTGTAAAAATAAGAAGATATCTTCAAAATAAGTTAATAAAAGTGATCATGGTATTGATTGGGGTAGCATTGGTTGGCCTTTTTTCTTTGCCAATGATATTAAAACAAAGTACAAGGCCGTGGGCATTAAAGATAAATGATACAATAATTGAGCGGGGATATTTTGAAGATATGGTGTCTCAGCAACAAGAACGGTTAAGTTATTTTAGGGCTCAGTATGGTCAGTTTGCCGATATGTTGCTGCAGTCCTTTGGGATGAGCAATGACCCCAGAAAACTTGCAACTGATACAATAATTAAACAGGCTTTATTGTCAGATTATGCAGATAGACTGCAACTAAAAGCATCTTCCAAGCTAACCATTGAAAAGATCAATAATCAGGACTTTTCGCAGAAATATCTTGCTGATAGTGTGCCTGCATTTTTATATGATTCAGACGGAAGAATTAATCAAAATATAGTAAAAATATTCTTGCAAAAGCGTAGCATGTCTTCGGATGTATTCCTGGATATGGTTTCTTCTGGCTTGAGAAGGAATGTTGCTTCAGCACTTATTCGAGCCTCTTCTTATACGCCAAAGCATGAATATACTTTTTTTAAAAATGCACGGTATGGGAAAAAAGAGTTAAAAATAGTTCACTTGAGTGAGCAGGAATTTTTTGATCGTGCAAAAGCAGAAGAAGTAGATGCAGCGGTACTTGAAAATTTTTATAATGAAAAAAATAGGACTTCTCAGACCTATTATGTACCAGAACGCAGATCTGCCACAGTTTGGAAATTTTCTCCTGAAGATTACGTTGCCGATTTTGATCAGAAAGAGATAGAGGCGTATTATGCTGAACATAAGAACCAAAAGTTTGTTGAAAAACAGTCTACAGCAGTGGTTCGCCAAATCGTTTATACGATGGAAGAAGTTCAGAATAGGCCTTCAATTGGAGCACTTCAAGAAGAGCTTCTCTTGAATACTGAAAAATTTCCTGAGTATGCAAGAAAATATTCACAAGATGAATCTGCAAAGAATGGTGGACTGATTGCCCCATTGGTTTATGGTGAGAAGAATAATAGTGTATATAAGGCTGCATTTGCACTTAAAAAAATAGGTGACATTTCCCCCGTCATACCTACAGAAACTGGTTTTGTGATTTTACAGTTGGTAGAAAGAACGGCAAAATCTTATAAGCCATTGAGTGTCGTAAAAAAGTCCATTGAATCTATTTTATCAAAAGAAAAATTCAATGAGAGTCTTTCTAAAGCTATAAAAACTGTTTTGAAAGATGGTATTATTGACGAACAGGAGCTTAAGATGCTTCTTGGGATGTACAATCCAAAGCAGGTTCAAGCAAAAGACCTTACGTTAAAAAGTAAGGAGCAGTACGTTAAAAGTCTCTTTGGATTACAAAATAACGGCGACGCTACGTTCTCTATGTTTGGCAATACAGGGTTTTTGATTAAACTTACTGGTAAAGCAGAAAAGTTTTTGCCACCTTTTGTAGATGTGCAAAAAGATGTTGAAAATGACTGGTATATATTGCAAGGGGCGCAGCTCCTTCAAAAAACTTATAATAATTTTCAAGCTTTTTTAAAAGAGGCTGCATTAGAGTCTGTTGCTCAAAAATTCAATTTGGCAGTGGAAACAATCTCTTTAGATGAGCATGCAGAAAAGGACAAGAAAATTACGTCCATGCTGGAAAAGAAGGGGCTTCATCTACAAGAGCTTATGGATATTGAAAAAGAGGGCTCCTTGTTGAGTGTGATGAATAAAAAAGGTGCATGTTTCGTGTATTGTGCTTCCTGTGTGCCACCTCATGATCTACAGCTTAAGCTCGAGGACAAAACTAATTTGTCACAACAGTTTGAACATGCACTTTTAGAGGGAATGATTGCTTCTTTACATAGAACTGCTACAATAAAAGTTAATGAGTCATTTAACATTCCTATTGAAGATTATTTTGTATGA
- the miaA gene encoding tRNA (adenosine(37)-N6)-dimethylallyltransferase MiaA: protein MKTIVVCGQTGVGKSDWSDKFAAKIVAEIVNIDMGQMYDRLSIGTAKPDMNQVSIKHHLYGCLKIPEDMNVVRYREKVKETIESIHAENKKVVLVGGSMFYIEALFFELVPAIKHTGRSKDVAGRTWAELHAIDPVRASQIHPSDEYRIERALSLWYSYGVLPSQCMPRYNPVVDDISIIWLERCQKELRKRIDRRVDMMLEAGWVEEVLGLPDEWKQFVRRKKLCGYDIIANAETAELSHQQIDAIKKTTYAYAKRQRTSWKRLKKKLEETVARDHITVIRIAENCEGLVDDI, encoded by the coding sequence ATGAAGACAATCGTTGTATGTGGACAAACGGGAGTAGGAAAGAGCGATTGGTCAGATAAGTTTGCAGCAAAGATCGTGGCAGAGATTGTCAATATAGATATGGGTCAGATGTATGATCGACTGTCAATTGGCACAGCAAAGCCCGACATGAACCAGGTTAGTATAAAGCATCATTTGTATGGTTGTTTGAAAATACCTGAAGACATGAATGTGGTACGATATCGAGAAAAAGTGAAAGAAACTATAGAGTCGATACATGCCGAGAATAAAAAGGTGGTATTGGTTGGTGGAAGCATGTTTTATATTGAAGCGCTTTTTTTCGAATTAGTGCCAGCAATAAAACATACAGGAAGGTCAAAAGATGTTGCTGGCCGAACGTGGGCAGAGTTGCATGCCATAGATCCTGTGCGAGCTTCACAAATACATCCATCTGATGAGTATAGAATCGAAAGAGCGCTTTCGTTGTGGTACAGCTATGGCGTACTTCCCTCTCAATGCATGCCCCGTTATAATCCCGTAGTAGATGATATATCGATTATATGGCTTGAAAGATGTCAGAAAGAGCTGCGAAAAAGAATTGATCGTCGCGTTGACATGATGCTAGAAGCGGGGTGGGTTGAAGAGGTTTTGGGACTGCCTGATGAGTGGAAGCAGTTTGTGCGAAGAAAAAAGTTGTGCGGGTACGATATTATTGCAAATGCAGAAACAGCTGAACTAAGCCATCAACAAATAGATGCGATAAAAAAAACAACCTATGCATATGCAAAAAGGCAACGCACTTCTTGGAAAAGGTTAAAAAAGAAATTAGAAGAAACTGTTGCGAGAGATCACATTACTGTGATACGAATAGCGGAAAATTGTGAAGGGCTTGTAGATGATATATAA
- a CDS encoding ankyrin repeat domain-containing protein, with the protein MNPRNAVFYSVLIRVLMIFFSITLCFVKFLDSDDQVRQTEYEKSKKLFALKARSADYDGCKRLLEVGIGLDGVFSDGSSALHFAVLNSDGERSYMFFKDLLSFFPDIALKNNDGKTAAHFAARIKDQKRRIDVLIKLLMHGASLGSVDTFGKSVVDEVVSEGSRDNMEFFWQRLSCVLNKEIIDKAKKFAGREVGNGLGLTEIYKLMDKKVWGYQECASLVSVEEVFLVLLGDDQEKIKDYLRKKPQARTKKSGIDWFDYTVLQVSILRGMKEIASYLLEHDDIDVNEKNIYGSTALHAVVGSSLLSFSDKKELVDVLVLKGCKLSLQDKHGQTPLHVALRRNDLDLVKYLVNQYRNEVGLDVKNVWSDRVIDIANRYWSKELIELLAVGI; encoded by the coding sequence ATGAATCCAAGAAATGCTGTTTTTTATTCTGTATTAATAAGAGTACTGATGATTTTTTTTAGTATTACGTTGTGTTTTGTGAAATTTTTAGATAGTGATGATCAGGTTCGTCAGACTGAGTATGAAAAAAGTAAAAAACTCTTTGCGCTCAAGGCAAGGAGTGCTGATTATGATGGATGTAAAAGATTGTTGGAGGTTGGCATAGGTTTGGATGGTGTCTTTTCGGATGGTTCCTCAGCTTTGCATTTTGCCGTCTTGAATAGTGATGGAGAACGGTCTTATATGTTTTTTAAGGACCTTTTGTCTTTTTTTCCAGACATTGCTTTAAAGAATAATGATGGTAAGACTGCGGCTCATTTTGCAGCAAGGATAAAGGATCAAAAAAGGAGAATAGATGTTTTGATAAAGCTTTTGATGCATGGTGCTTCTTTGGGCAGTGTAGATACTTTTGGTAAGAGTGTGGTTGATGAGGTCGTTTCTGAAGGCAGTAGAGACAATATGGAGTTTTTCTGGCAACGATTGTCTTGTGTGCTGAATAAGGAAATTATCGATAAGGCAAAGAAATTTGCCGGAAGGGAGGTCGGAAATGGCTTAGGGTTGACAGAGATTTACAAGCTCATGGATAAAAAAGTTTGGGGGTATCAAGAGTGTGCGTCTTTGGTTAGTGTTGAGGAGGTTTTCCTGGTTTTGTTAGGTGATGATCAGGAGAAAATAAAGGATTATTTGCGTAAAAAGCCGCAAGCTAGAACAAAAAAGAGTGGTATTGACTGGTTTGATTACACAGTTTTGCAGGTAAGTATATTGAGAGGCATGAAGGAAATAGCATCATATTTATTGGAGCATGACGATATAGACGTGAATGAAAAAAATATATATGGATCCACGGCTTTGCATGCTGTTGTAGGATCTTCTCTGTTATCTTTTAGTGACAAAAAAGAGCTTGTAGATGTATTGGTTTTGAAAGGTTGTAAGCTGTCCTTGCAGGATAAGCATGGGCAGACTCCGTTGCATGTGGCTTTGAGGAGAAATGATTTGGACTTGGTGAAGTATTTGGTGAATCAATATAGAAACGAAGTTGGGTTGGACGTGAAAAATGTGTGGTCTGATAGAGTGATTGATATTGCAAATAGGTACTGGTCAAAAGAGTTGATCGAGCTATTGGCTGTTGGTATTTGA